From Deltaproteobacteria bacterium:
CCGCATCCACCATTGCACCGACCAGTCGTCGTCCGTGACGAACCGCTTGTGCGACGCGATCTCCATCAGCATCTCGTGATCGGGCTCGAGGAGACGCTCGACGAACGCGATGAGGTGGTCCGCGATCTCGGGAAAGTCGAAGCCGTCGTGCTCGAAGCGGAAGACACGACCGGCGACTGCGCCAGTCGTCGGGAGGTGCAGATAGTTGCCCGTCCGGGGTTGCTCTCCGAAGACGACACAATCGCCTACCCAAGGCGGGACGAACTCGGCCAGGTCCGGAGCATCCTCAAACCACGCGCGAAACTCAGCTTTGAGCTCGTCCCACTCTCCCGGACTGGCGATGCGGAAAGCGACATCGTCGGTCGCGTCTCTGTAGAACTCGACGCTGCCGAACGTGTCGTAGAAGTCTCTCAGACTTCCGAGGTCAGGCAGACCGCCGGACCCCACTGAAGGAGAGACCTCGTGGTGGAACGCGACCACCTTGGTCTCCCCGGGAGAACGGATTAGCTCGCAGATGAACTCTCCCGCGTGCTCGCGAACGGCAGCGTCGAGCGAGGGGAGTCTCATTCGGGTCCCTTCCCGTCGAACAACATCTTCTGCGCGTAGAGCGTGTCCACGTACTCCTTCACCGCGCAGATGCGGCCGCCGCGAATGCGGAACGCCCAGTGGTAGTAGTTGCGATACGCGGCGCCCCTCGCGGTGCGCGCGGTCATCACCATCTGCAGCGCGACCCAATCCTCGTCCGCGACGATCGCCTCGACCTCGATTCCGAACGGCACCGTCGTGTCGTAGAGCCCGATGCCGCTGCCCATCAGCTCCAGCACCGCGGCTTTGCCTTGCCTGAGTCCGCCGAGCGGTGAGGACGGCGGCACCCACCACGTCACGTCCTCGGTAAAGAGCTCCGGCAGCTTCGGATCGCCGCTCGCCATCGCGCGCAGGTAGTCGCGCACCAACTGTTTGTTCGCGTCGCTCATCGCGTCCTCTCCCGCAGGGCGAGCACGATACAGTCGGCCGCTTCGTGAGGAGGCCGCGATGTCCGCACGCGCGATCGATCTGTGGGTGAACGTGACGATGGGCGAGCAAGAGCCGCCCGAGTTTCTCGTGCGCGTGAAGGAGGACTACTTCAAGGGCGGCGACGACTTCTTCCAGAACATCGAGCCCGATCGACTGATCGCGGACATGGACGAGGCGGGCGTCGAGAAGGCGGTCGTGACGCTCGACGCGACGAATCCATCGAAGCACGCGCTGCGCTTCGCCGCGAAGCACCCGGGCCGCGTGTTCTACTCCTTGAGCGTGCGGCCGACGGGACGCATGCAGGAGGTGTGGGACCTCGAGGCGCTCACCAAGAGCGAGCCCGTCGCGATGGCGCGCGTGGTGCCGTTCACGACCGACACGCCGCCGAGCCATCCCAACTACTACCCGCTCTACGTGAAGTGCATCGAGCTCGATCTGCCCGTCTCGATCAACACGGATCTGCCGGGCCCGCCCGTCCCCGGCGAGTGCCAGGACCCGCTGCACCTCGACCGCGTGTGCGTGCAGCTGCCCGAGCTGAAGATCTGCATGGCGCACGGCGCGGATCCGTGGTGGAGCGTCGCGATCCGCTTGATGATCAAGTACAAGAACCTCCACCTAATGACTTCCGCGTACGCGCCGAAGTACCTCCCGCCGGAGCTGATCCACTTCATGAACACGCGCGGCCAGGACAAGATCCTGTTCGCGTCGGATCACCCGGTGCTCTCGTTCAAGCGCTGCATCGCAGAGGCGCAGAAGCTCGATCTGCGGCCCGGCGTGCTCGACAAGTACCTGCGCGCCAACGCCGAGCGGCTGTTCTTCTCGCCGCGACGTGCGCGCTGATGGCGGCAAGGAAGACGGCGTCGAAGCCGCGCAAGGCGGGCGCCGCGAAGCAGCGCCTCACGCCGCGCGGCGCCGCGAGCGGCCCCGTCCCGAGCGCGATGCCGCTCGATCCGCGCGGGCCGGAGCTTGCGTCCCTGACGGCTGCGGTCGAGGCCGCCGGCGGTGCGGCGCTCGGCGCATACCGCGACCCTCAGGGAGATCACCCCGTGCTGCTCGCCTCGCTCCCGCGCGAGAAGGTCGAGCCCACGCCGTTTCAACGCGACCTCTCGCCAACGCACGCGAAGCGACTCGCGGAGAAGATCGCCGAGACCGGTGCGTTCCTCGATCCGATCATCGCGGTGCTGGCACCGGACGGGGCGAGCTTCTGGACCCCGAACGGGCGCCACCGCCTCGCGGCCAGCAAGGTGCTCGGCCAGCGCGCGATCACCGCGCTCGTCTCGCCTGACGCCGACCTCGCCTTCCGCATCCTCGCGCTCAACACCGAGAAGGCGCACAACCTGCGCGACCGCGCGCTGGAGGCGATCCGCATGGCGCGCGCGCTCGCGGAGCGCGACGCGAAGGCGAAGGAGTCAGCGTACGCGGCGCAGCTCGAGGCGCCGGAGCTGCTCACGCTCGGCATCGTGTACGAGCGCGAGGGCCGCTTCGCCGGCGGCGCGTATGGCTCGTTGTTACGGAAGACCGATCGCTTCGCGGACGACGCCCTCGCCAAGTCGCTCACACAGCGCGCCGGCCTCGCCGCGCGCCTGCTCGAGATCGACGCCGAGGTGAAGCGCGTGCTGAAGGCGCTCGAGGCGCGCGGCTTCAAGTCGCCGTACCTGCGCAACTACGTCGTCGCGCGCATCAACCCCGTGCGCTTCGAGCGCGTCAAGCCGGGCGAGCGCTCGAAGACGCCGCTCGCGGCGGCGCTCACCAAGATGCTCGCGAGTGCGAAGAAGTTCGATGTGGGGAGCGTGAAAGATCGCGACGTGGCGCTCGTCGCGGCGGCGAGCAGCGACTAGCCGCGAGCAAGCGGCGCATCGCCGCGCGCAGCGAGGCGAAGTCCTCGAAGCCGAGCGGAGGTAACAATCGGCAAGCGGCGCATCGCCGCGCGCAGCGAGGCGAAGTCCTCGAAGCCGAGCGGAGTCAACAATCGGCAAGCGGAGCATCGCGGCGCGCAGCGAGGCGAAGTCCTCGAAGCCGAGCGGAGGAAACAAGGATGGACGATCGCGTGCGCTCCCTGCTTCTCGTCGCCGCGCTGCTTGGCGCCGCGGGCGTCGCGCTCGGCGCCTTCGGCGCGCACGGTCTCAAGTCGCGCCTCGACGCGCAGCAGCTCGCGGTGTGGGAGACCGCGGTGAAGTACCACCTCATTCACGCCGCCGCGCTGCTCGCGCTCGCGCTCTCGCCCCACGCGCCCCAGCTGCGCGGTGCGGGCTGGTGCTTCGCAGCGGGCATCGTGCTCTTCTCGGGCTCGCTCTACGCGCTCAGCCTCGGCGGCCCGCGCTTGTTGGGGCCCGTCACGCCGATCGGCGGCCTCGCGCTGATCGCGGGCTGGCTGTGGCTCGCGAGGGCGGCGATCACGCGCGGCTGAGGCTCACTTCAGCTGGACCCCGCTGAGCACCTCCGCATTCCCCTCCGTCCACGTCGTCACGAGCTGCCGCACCGCGATGCGCCAGCCGGCGGGCGTGCGCTCCCACTCGTCGAG
This genomic window contains:
- a CDS encoding SMI1/KNR4 family protein, producing MRLPSLDAAVREHAGEFICELIRSPGETKVVAFHHEVSPSVGSGGLPDLGSLRDFYDTFGSVEFYRDATDDVAFRIASPGEWDELKAEFRAWFEDAPDLAEFVPPWVGDCVVFGEQPRTGNYLHLPTTGAVAGRVFRFEHDGFDFPEIADHLIAFVERLLEPDHEMLMEIASHKRFVTDDDWSVQWWMREMRDNRGRVMRTS
- a CDS encoding nuclear transport factor 2 family protein; protein product: MSDANKQLVRDYLRAMASGDPKLPELFTEDVTWWVPPSSPLGGLRQGKAAVLELMGSGIGLYDTTVPFGIEVEAIVADEDWVALQMVMTARTARGAAYRNYYHWAFRIRGGRICAVKEYVDTLYAQKMLFDGKGPE
- a CDS encoding amidohydrolase family protein; amino-acid sequence: MSARAIDLWVNVTMGEQEPPEFLVRVKEDYFKGGDDFFQNIEPDRLIADMDEAGVEKAVVTLDATNPSKHALRFAAKHPGRVFYSLSVRPTGRMQEVWDLEALTKSEPVAMARVVPFTTDTPPSHPNYYPLYVKCIELDLPVSINTDLPGPPVPGECQDPLHLDRVCVQLPELKICMAHGADPWWSVAIRLMIKYKNLHLMTSAYAPKYLPPELIHFMNTRGQDKILFASDHPVLSFKRCIAEAQKLDLRPGVLDKYLRANAERLFFSPRRAR
- a CDS encoding chromosome partitioning protein ParB, whose translation is MAARKTASKPRKAGAAKQRLTPRGAASGPVPSAMPLDPRGPELASLTAAVEAAGGAALGAYRDPQGDHPVLLASLPREKVEPTPFQRDLSPTHAKRLAEKIAETGAFLDPIIAVLAPDGASFWTPNGRHRLAASKVLGQRAITALVSPDADLAFRILALNTEKAHNLRDRALEAIRMARALAERDAKAKESAYAAQLEAPELLTLGIVYEREGRFAGGAYGSLLRKTDRFADDALAKSLTQRAGLAARLLEIDAEVKRVLKALEARGFKSPYLRNYVVARINPVRFERVKPGERSKTPLAAALTKMLASAKKFDVGSVKDRDVALVAAASSD
- a CDS encoding DUF423 domain-containing protein, with amino-acid sequence MDDRVRSLLLVAALLGAAGVALGAFGAHGLKSRLDAQQLAVWETAVKYHLIHAAALLALALSPHAPQLRGAGWCFAAGIVLFSGSLYALSLGGPRLLGPVTPIGGLALIAGWLWLARAAITRG